The following coding sequences are from one Coffea arabica cultivar ET-39 chromosome 11e, Coffea Arabica ET-39 HiFi, whole genome shotgun sequence window:
- the LOC113717621 gene encoding replication protein A 70 kDa DNA-binding subunit B encodes MQTVRQEFIAALSLLIRTMQPVVLSLWNKFVESRGKILMQLLKKRPVLICRRLKVVSYNGIALSTRNDSVLLIDPPVGDASQLKNWAMRNESQFATLVQEKTYNMHSPTYNMHSPSMFHQSKHKFCTIQAVLANQKLSWVKARFCFQNIFHKYWYMSCVKCHRQTSANYGHTFTCNHCNERQTATLRCRFDVDLIDDTGVMTASVFGELAEQLLGISAVAAMDFYNRTKNSHSN; translated from the exons ATGCAGACCGTGCGTCAAGAGTTTATCGCCGCTTTGTCTTTGCTGATTCGCAC AATGCAGCCAGTTGTTCTGTCTCTCTGGAACAAGTTTGTTGAGTCTAGAGGCAAGATTCTTATGCAACTGTTAAAAAAGAGGCCAGTTCTTATTTGCCGCAGGCTCAAAGTTGTCTCTTATAATG GAATTGCACTCTCCACTAGAAACGATTCGGTGCTTCTCATTGATCCACCTGTTGGAGATGCAAGCCAGTTGAAAAATTG GGCAATGAGGAATGAGAGCCAGTTTGCTACGCTGGTTCAGGAAAAAACGTATAACATGCATAGTCCAACGTATAACATGCATAGTCCGAGTATGTTTCATCAGTCAAAACACAAGTTTTGTACGATACAGGCTGTTCTAGCAAATCAGAAG CTCTCGTGGGTGAAAGCTCGTTTCTGTTTCCAAAACATATTCCACAAATATTGGTATATGTCTTGTGTTAAGTGTCATCGTCAGACATCGGCCAATTATGGGCACACTTTTACCTGCAATCACTGTAATGAAAGGCAGACTGCGACCCTAAG GTGTCGCTTTGATGTTGATCTCATTGATGATACCGGCGTTATGACAGCCTCTGTATTTGGTGAATTAGCTGAACAATTACTTGGAATTTCTGCAGTTGCGGCAATGGATTTTTATAACAG AACGAAGAATTCCCACTCGAACTAA